From a region of the Paenibacillus sp. FSL R10-2734 genome:
- a CDS encoding flagellar motor protein produces MDITSIIGLLAGLAALIGGYLWEGGSLSGLLQLNAALIVFGGTFAAVMISFPASKLRSIPTALRMAFGSNPDRDVEKAEELISMATVARRGGVLMLEKQAEEHPDPFTREGLLLIVDGTDPEQVRQILELEMDAKELKHESYAKIFEAAGGYAPTMGIIGTVMGLIRVLGNLTDPSNLGTSIAVAFTATLYGVAIANLIFLPIASKIKSRSQSQLHSMEMLLVGILSLQNGDHPLLVRKKLNSFISDTDTNDRAETRGLL; encoded by the coding sequence ATGGATATTACTTCAATAATCGGCCTATTGGCTGGACTAGCTGCGTTAATCGGCGGCTATCTCTGGGAAGGCGGAAGCCTGTCAGGACTGCTGCAGCTTAACGCAGCTTTGATTGTATTTGGGGGGACATTTGCTGCCGTTATGATCAGCTTCCCAGCATCTAAGCTGCGCTCCATTCCAACAGCACTGCGCATGGCCTTCGGCAGCAACCCCGATCGTGATGTAGAGAAAGCAGAAGAACTCATCTCCATGGCAACAGTGGCCCGTCGCGGGGGCGTTTTAATGTTAGAAAAACAAGCGGAAGAACATCCGGATCCTTTTACACGTGAAGGTCTGCTCCTTATTGTCGACGGCACTGACCCAGAACAGGTGAGGCAAATTCTTGAATTAGAAATGGACGCCAAGGAATTGAAGCATGAGAGTTATGCTAAGATTTTTGAAGCCGCAGGTGGATATGCCCCAACGATGGGAATTATCGGGACGGTAATGGGCCTCATCCGTGTGCTAGGCAACCTTACAGATCCGTCAAATCTGGGCACGTCTATCGCAGTTGCATTTACCGCAACACTGTATGGTGTCGCCATCGCTAATTTAATATTTTTACCCATTGCTTCCAAAATCAAATCCCGCAGTCAAAGCCAGCTACATAGTATGGAAATGCTGCTTGTCGGCATTCTTTCCTTGCAGAACGGGGATCATCCCCTGCTGGTGCGTAAAAAACTGAACTCCTTCATCTCAGACACGGACACGAATGACCGCGCAGAAACTAGAGGTCTTCTATGA
- a CDS encoding flagellar motor protein MotB, whose product MRQRDRRKRRVEARESRDRWMITYADLITLLLIFFVILYAMSSLDTDKYNIVTGSLSETFKSGSTVLEGGDGILDAGKTSVSKPESTINNSNTAAEPSPNTDDKTVNETPSARELAFREQETKLAELMGVITNYVEQNNLGEQIFVADKPQGIEITLSDRFLFDIGKADLKSPALPALQQLSGLFSDIGAKISIEGHTDNTPVSSASHFNDNWELSGARALSVLRFFLDREGMTPDNFQYAGYADTRPTANNTTAAGQQKNRRVEIIVLRQLQDVE is encoded by the coding sequence ATGAGACAAAGAGACCGGCGAAAGCGGCGTGTAGAAGCTCGGGAAAGCCGCGACCGCTGGATGATTACTTATGCTGATTTAATTACACTTTTACTTATATTTTTCGTTATATTGTATGCGATGAGCAGCTTGGACACTGACAAATATAATATTGTGACAGGCTCGTTATCCGAGACCTTCAAGTCTGGCAGCACTGTCCTTGAGGGTGGGGACGGCATTTTAGATGCTGGAAAGACATCTGTGAGTAAACCGGAAAGTACAATTAATAACTCAAATACAGCAGCTGAACCAAGCCCTAATACAGACGATAAAACCGTTAATGAAACCCCTTCGGCACGGGAGCTGGCTTTTCGAGAACAAGAGACAAAGCTTGCCGAATTAATGGGTGTGATCACCAACTATGTAGAACAAAATAATCTCGGAGAACAAATATTTGTTGCCGACAAACCGCAGGGGATAGAAATCACACTCAGTGACCGTTTTCTCTTCGATATAGGTAAGGCAGACCTAAAATCTCCAGCACTTCCTGCTCTTCAACAGTTATCTGGCTTATTCAGCGATATCGGTGCAAAGATCAGTATTGAAGGACATACCGACAATACGCCAGTATCTTCGGCTTCTCACTTTAACGACAACTGGGAGCTGTCTGGTGCTCGTGCACTGTCTGTACTGCGGTTTTTCTTAGATCGTGAAGGAATGACCCCCGACAATTTTCAATATGCAGGTTACGCTGATACCCGGCCGACTGCGAATAATACAACGGCAGCAGGTCAGCAAAAGAACCGCCGTGTAGAGATCATTGTGTTACGGCAGCTTCAGGATGTAGAGTAA
- a CDS encoding trypsin-like peptidase domain-containing protein: MKKGLGLLLFGVLLSGVWSESVFAFGSTTKMVSAATTTQGNKVKHPTTSEDPVPGIIKSITPSVVGIIGKDDSGGNSGSDDRYNLTHGSGIIVKSNGWIVTNAHVIKDLENALVVTSDSKTYSIKETYLDEVSDLALIKINATSLKPVKFIQSAGKTVVGEKVVAIGTPISFSLRNSATVGVISGLDREIDAAYRLIQSDTAINPGNSGGPLVNMKGEVLGINSLKYSAVGVENMGFSIPADTVQYIMNQLFKYGEVQHPSLGLELEASWSTIVGLPTLDPLTVTKVVSAEALKAGIAEDDVLYSIDGHRVVSLVDINELFKSYSPGTTVRLVMQSDGDIVIRKLVLTQGDPLLSEEGTGTDGDEHTE, from the coding sequence GTGAAGAAAGGGCTAGGCCTACTGCTATTCGGTGTGCTGCTGTCAGGAGTATGGAGTGAGTCGGTTTTTGCGTTTGGAAGTACGACTAAGATGGTTAGCGCGGCCACGACTACCCAAGGAAACAAAGTTAAACATCCAACAACGTCAGAAGATCCCGTACCAGGAATTATTAAAAGTATCACCCCTTCCGTAGTGGGCATTATCGGCAAAGACGATAGTGGTGGCAACAGTGGGTCGGATGATCGGTACAATCTGACGCATGGTTCTGGCATTATTGTGAAGTCAAATGGATGGATTGTAACTAATGCACATGTAATCAAGGATCTGGAGAATGCCTTGGTGGTGACTTCGGACTCCAAAACTTACAGCATTAAAGAAACGTATCTCGATGAAGTTAGTGATCTGGCGCTGATCAAAATCAATGCCACCTCGCTTAAACCTGTAAAGTTTATTCAATCAGCCGGCAAAACAGTAGTTGGAGAGAAGGTCGTTGCCATCGGAACACCGATTAGCTTTTCTCTAAGAAACTCAGCGACCGTGGGGGTTATAAGTGGCCTTGACCGTGAAATAGATGCGGCTTACCGCCTAATCCAAAGCGACACTGCGATTAATCCCGGAAATAGCGGGGGACCGCTAGTGAATATGAAGGGCGAGGTACTCGGAATAAACAGTTTGAAATACTCGGCAGTGGGTGTGGAAAATATGGGTTTCTCTATTCCGGCAGATACCGTGCAGTATATTATGAACCAGCTTTTTAAGTATGGTGAAGTACAGCACCCGAGTCTTGGGCTGGAGTTAGAGGCGAGTTGGTCTACGATTGTGGGATTGCCAACATTAGATCCACTGACCGTAACTAAGGTGGTTTCTGCAGAAGCTCTCAAGGCAGGGATTGCCGAAGACGACGTCCTGTACAGCATTGATGGCCACCGCGTGGTCTCACTAGTTGATATTAATGAATTATTCAAAAGCTATTCACCAGGGACGACGGTACGTCTGGTTATGCAAAGTGATGGGGACATCGTCATCCGCAAGCTTGTGCTCACTCAGGGTGATCCCCTGCTAAGTGAAGAGGGTACAGGTACGGATGGGGACGAGCACACGGAATAG
- the uvrA gene encoding excinuclease ABC subunit UvrA, whose protein sequence is MANENIVIKGARAHNLKNIDVTIPRDRFVVLTGLSGSGKSSLAFDTIYAEGQRRYVESLSAYARQFLGQMEKPDVDSIDGLSPAISIDQKTTSRNPRSTVGTVTEIYDYLRLLFARIGHPHCPDHGIEITSQTVEQMVDRIMQYPEKTRLQILAPIISGRKGEHKGLFTDISKQGFVRVRVDGELRDLSEDIELEKNKKHTIEVVVDRIVVKDDMETRLTDSLETALKLSGGKILVDIIGQEELLFSSNFACPVCGFSIEELAPRMFSFNSPFGACTECDGLGLKMVVDPDLLIPDAEKSIEEGAFLAWTGSTSNYYPQFLKSVCEHFNIPQNVPVSSLTTDHMNKLLHGTGSEKVRFKYENDFGQKKDAMVAFEGIIPNLERRYRETASDGIREFIEGFMSAKPCHVCKGKRLKKEILAVTINERNISDITDLSIGDCQHWFEEIKLSEKETAIANLILKEICNRLGFLVNVGLDYLTLSRAAGSLSGGEAQRIRLATQIGSSLMGVLYILDEPSIGLHQRDNDRLISTLSHMRDLGNTLIVVEHDEDTMMAADYIIDIGPGAGIHGGQVMAQGTPEEIMNDPNSLTGEYLSGRKFIPVTAKRRATDDRWIEIRGAKENNLKNVNVKIPLGVFTAVTGVSGSGKSSLINEILYKSLARQLNKAVKVRPGEHKEIRGLENLDKVIEIDQSPIGRTPRSNPATYTGVFDDIRDLFSKTNEAKVRGFQKGRFSFNVKGGRCEACRGDGIIKIEMHFLPDVYVPCEVCKGKRYNRETLEVKYKGKNISDVLEMTVEDATDFFVNIPRIHRKMQTLMDVGLGYIKIGQPGTTLSGGEAQRVKLASELYRRSTGKTLYILDEPTTGLHVDDIGRLLEVLHRLVDSGESVLVIEHNLDVIKTADYIIDMGPEGGSGGGTVLATGTPEKLITVTESYTGKYLKPVLIRDTERTEALMLETAETT, encoded by the coding sequence TTGGCGAACGAAAATATTGTAATTAAAGGCGCGAGGGCGCACAATCTCAAAAATATCGATGTGACGATTCCACGTGACCGTTTCGTCGTGCTGACGGGGCTGAGCGGTTCGGGTAAGTCGTCGCTTGCATTTGATACCATTTATGCCGAAGGACAGCGGCGTTATGTTGAATCTTTGTCCGCTTATGCACGTCAGTTCTTGGGTCAAATGGAGAAACCGGATGTAGATTCGATAGACGGGTTATCCCCGGCAATTTCTATAGATCAGAAGACAACAAGCCGCAACCCACGTTCCACAGTAGGTACGGTCACTGAGATTTATGACTATTTACGGTTGCTTTTCGCTCGGATCGGTCACCCTCATTGTCCAGATCATGGAATTGAGATTACCTCCCAGACCGTAGAGCAAATGGTAGATCGGATTATGCAGTATCCAGAGAAGACTCGTTTGCAGATCCTGGCGCCTATCATTTCAGGGCGTAAAGGTGAGCATAAAGGACTCTTCACAGACATCTCTAAGCAAGGGTTCGTACGTGTGCGTGTGGACGGTGAGCTAAGAGATCTGTCTGAAGATATCGAACTAGAGAAGAATAAGAAACACACTATAGAAGTTGTTGTGGACCGGATTGTCGTTAAAGATGATATGGAGACACGGCTGACAGACTCATTGGAGACAGCGCTGAAGCTTTCGGGTGGTAAAATCCTTGTAGATATTATCGGGCAGGAAGAGCTTCTCTTCAGCTCTAACTTTGCTTGTCCAGTGTGTGGTTTCAGTATTGAAGAATTAGCACCGCGTATGTTCTCGTTCAATAGTCCATTTGGAGCCTGCACGGAGTGCGACGGGCTCGGTTTGAAGATGGTAGTCGATCCAGATTTGCTTATTCCTGATGCTGAGAAATCCATTGAAGAGGGTGCTTTTTTAGCTTGGACTGGAAGTACCTCTAATTACTATCCGCAATTTCTGAAGTCCGTATGTGAGCACTTTAATATTCCACAGAACGTTCCAGTGAGCAGCTTAACAACTGATCATATGAATAAACTACTACATGGTACAGGTAGTGAGAAGGTTCGATTCAAATATGAGAATGATTTTGGACAAAAGAAAGATGCGATGGTTGCTTTTGAAGGGATCATTCCGAATCTGGAGCGTCGTTACCGGGAGACCGCATCTGACGGTATTCGTGAATTTATCGAAGGCTTCATGAGTGCCAAGCCTTGTCACGTATGTAAAGGCAAACGTCTGAAGAAAGAAATATTGGCTGTGACGATCAATGAACGCAATATTTCGGATATTACCGATCTGTCGATTGGTGACTGTCAGCATTGGTTTGAAGAGATAAAGTTAAGTGAGAAAGAGACAGCTATCGCCAATCTCATTCTTAAGGAAATCTGCAATCGTCTTGGGTTCTTGGTGAATGTCGGATTGGACTATTTGACACTTAGCCGTGCAGCAGGCTCTCTATCTGGTGGTGAGGCGCAGCGTATCCGGTTGGCAACTCAGATCGGTTCGAGTCTGATGGGTGTACTGTACATTCTGGATGAGCCAAGTATTGGTCTGCATCAACGGGATAATGATCGCCTCATCTCAACGCTTTCGCATATGCGTGACTTAGGTAATACGCTGATTGTTGTGGAGCATGATGAAGACACGATGATGGCAGCGGATTATATTATTGATATTGGTCCGGGCGCAGGTATTCATGGTGGACAAGTTATGGCGCAGGGAACACCGGAAGAAATTATGAACGATCCGAATTCCTTAACTGGTGAGTATTTAAGCGGTCGTAAGTTTATTCCGGTAACCGCTAAGCGTCGTGCTACCGATGATCGTTGGATAGAAATCCGTGGTGCTAAAGAGAATAACCTGAAAAATGTGAATGTAAAGATTCCATTGGGTGTTTTTACCGCCGTGACTGGGGTATCGGGTTCCGGTAAATCTTCACTTATTAACGAGATTCTCTACAAGAGCTTGGCGCGCCAACTGAATAAGGCTGTGAAGGTTCGTCCTGGTGAGCATAAAGAAATTCGTGGACTGGAAAATCTCGATAAAGTCATTGAAATTGATCAATCGCCAATCGGGCGTACACCACGTTCTAACCCAGCGACATATACGGGTGTGTTCGACGACATTCGTGATCTGTTCTCCAAGACGAATGAGGCTAAGGTACGCGGGTTCCAAAAGGGCCGGTTCAGCTTCAACGTAAAGGGTGGACGATGCGAAGCTTGCCGTGGAGACGGAATTATCAAGATTGAGATGCACTTCTTGCCGGACGTATACGTTCCTTGCGAGGTATGTAAGGGCAAACGCTATAACCGGGAAACGCTAGAAGTGAAGTATAAAGGAAAGAACATTTCCGACGTGCTGGAGATGACGGTAGAGGATGCGACAGATTTCTTCGTGAATATCCCACGTATTCATCGTAAAATGCAAACGTTGATGGATGTTGGGCTTGGTTACATTAAAATCGGTCAGCCAGGTACGACATTATCCGGCGGTGAGGCACAACGGGTGAAGCTGGCTTCTGAGCTATATCGTCGCAGTACGGGTAAGACACTTTACATTTTGGATGAGCCTACAACAGGTCTGCATGTGGACGACATCGGCCGTCTGCTTGAGGTATTGCACCGCTTGGTGGATTCCGGAGAATCGGTCCTTGTCATTGAACATAATCTGGATGTTATAAAGACTGCGGATTATATCATCGATATGGGACCAGAAGGCGGCAGTGGCGGTGGAACTGTACTAGCAACAGGTACACCAGAGAAGCTCATTACCGTTACGGAGTCTTACACAGGTAAGTATCTGAAGCCGGTGCTGATTCGTGATACGGAGCGGACTGAAGCGCTTATGCTTGAGACGGCGGAAACAACCTAA
- a CDS encoding stalk domain-containing protein produces the protein MGFKVLKQGLCAMLALLLLFSLLPIQTALASEADKLQLSLKVGSTTATVNGKKVVIERPFVENGTVLVPLGVFKKTFGSMVSLEGNDVVKITYGSHTGLMTIGSTIAWKDGVKVKLSSSPRMVSGVLMVPLRFVASVLGAALSPGNDGELMITLVPAVNDGAEPVDTSIDSDKGKTLIGNSYFQWTLNYPSELIAGNSGGDESVATFSSADNLYYLEIHASDRAVSVDADGLLEQLVREVEEGGELILDRESFPKASVPYARLVSKDSSGALWESRLIYTEGRLYEIYLTDEKATNYKDLAKYEGFLSSFRPFFDTKDNKIRDLSTVKNGLSEAYNEDYGISLQVPAAWSKDEQYFYYESKQGSHLSVAVTSAPAGSTLESWAEELKTKTQENFVADAYVIKDNMKSDVSGVPAQIIESQLNFGNGWTTEYQVLVLKNGYRYYFEYVTPAGQEDDKAKFKAVISSIDIDFDHMKENFGRLASDDYKTLKNKTVTKVSQRYGYAIDIPRLWTPYQDVFETQSVEYRFIGGRFQINTNPEGSVDYAVNVIKDSYQNKNNDPKGPRVESIVESTFAGVPATIITVQQIKNGVPLRSKQVVFGKNEVVYTITFTLNDANATEEQQAVLDKTVGSFRFVGE, from the coding sequence ATGGGCTTTAAAGTATTAAAACAAGGATTGTGCGCGATGCTGGCCTTATTATTGCTATTTTCTTTATTACCAATACAAACAGCATTGGCTTCAGAAGCAGACAAGCTACAGCTCAGTCTTAAAGTTGGCAGTACCACTGCTACGGTCAATGGGAAAAAAGTTGTAATCGAGCGCCCTTTTGTGGAGAACGGAACCGTTTTGGTACCGCTTGGGGTTTTTAAAAAGACTTTTGGCAGCATGGTTTCTTTAGAGGGAAATGATGTTGTGAAAATAACGTACGGATCTCACACAGGGTTGATGACGATTGGCAGTACTATCGCTTGGAAGGATGGGGTCAAAGTTAAGCTTAGCTCATCGCCTCGGATGGTTTCAGGTGTGTTGATGGTGCCACTGCGTTTTGTGGCGAGTGTACTAGGGGCAGCCCTGTCCCCAGGTAACGACGGTGAGCTAATGATTACCCTGGTTCCTGCAGTCAACGATGGAGCTGAGCCAGTGGATACTAGCATTGATAGCGATAAGGGGAAGACTCTAATTGGGAACAGCTATTTTCAATGGACACTGAATTATCCGTCTGAACTAATTGCTGGGAATAGCGGTGGAGATGAGAGTGTGGCTACCTTTTCAAGTGCGGACAATCTTTATTATTTAGAGATTCATGCAAGTGATCGGGCGGTTTCGGTGGATGCAGATGGGCTGCTGGAACAGCTAGTTCGAGAAGTTGAAGAAGGTGGGGAGTTAATATTAGATCGGGAGTCTTTCCCAAAGGCCTCTGTACCCTATGCAAGATTGGTTAGTAAAGATTCCAGCGGAGCGCTCTGGGAAAGCAGGCTGATTTATACTGAAGGCAGACTTTACGAGATTTATTTGACCGATGAAAAAGCCACTAATTATAAAGACTTAGCTAAATATGAGGGTTTTCTGAGCTCTTTTCGGCCCTTTTTTGACACCAAGGATAACAAAATCCGTGATCTCTCTACTGTAAAGAACGGCCTGAGTGAAGCCTATAATGAGGACTATGGCATTTCACTTCAGGTTCCTGCGGCTTGGAGTAAGGATGAGCAGTATTTTTATTATGAGAGTAAGCAAGGAAGTCATCTGAGTGTGGCGGTTACGTCGGCACCTGCTGGTTCAACACTAGAGAGCTGGGCAGAAGAGTTGAAGACGAAAACGCAAGAGAACTTTGTAGCGGACGCGTATGTAATTAAGGACAACATGAAGTCGGATGTTTCCGGCGTACCTGCACAAATAATTGAGTCACAATTAAATTTCGGCAACGGGTGGACGACAGAATATCAGGTGCTCGTGCTTAAGAATGGGTATCGTTATTATTTTGAATATGTAACACCTGCTGGGCAAGAAGACGATAAGGCCAAATTTAAAGCTGTTATATCCTCTATTGATATTGATTTTGATCACATGAAGGAGAACTTCGGGCGACTCGCTAGCGATGATTATAAGACGCTCAAGAATAAAACGGTAACCAAAGTATCCCAAAGATACGGCTATGCCATCGATATTCCGCGTTTATGGACGCCTTATCAGGATGTATTCGAGACACAGTCGGTAGAATACCGCTTCATTGGAGGTCGCTTTCAGATCAACACGAATCCCGAGGGCTCAGTGGATTATGCAGTTAATGTAATCAAAGATTCTTATCAGAATAAAAATAATGATCCCAAAGGTCCTCGCGTTGAAAGTATAGTGGAGTCTACCTTTGCGGGTGTTCCCGCCACGATCATTACTGTACAACAAATCAAAAATGGTGTCCCTCTCCGCAGCAAGCAAGTCGTGTTTGGCAAAAATGAGGTCGTCTACACGATTACCTTTACGCTGAATGATGCTAATGCTACTGAGGAGCAGCAGGCGGTTTTGGATAAGACGGTGGGGTCGTTTCGGTTTGTGGGTGAGTAG
- the gcvH gene encoding glycine cleavage system protein GcvH, which translates to MSEVLDNLLYSEEHEWAQQVEGRVVRVGITDHAQHLLGDIVFVEFPEVGSAISAGDSVGSIESVKTVSELYSPVSGKVTKINDGLEASPELINDKPYGEGWIFEIEVDGEYADAVKGLLDAAGYRALVGE; encoded by the coding sequence ATGAGTGAAGTTTTAGATAACCTTCTTTACAGCGAAGAACATGAGTGGGCACAGCAAGTGGAAGGACGCGTAGTACGTGTTGGGATTACGGATCATGCTCAGCATTTGTTAGGCGATATCGTATTTGTGGAATTTCCAGAAGTAGGCTCGGCCATTTCAGCTGGCGACAGCGTTGGTAGTATCGAATCCGTTAAGACTGTATCGGAATTGTATTCACCCGTCTCTGGGAAGGTTACCAAGATTAATGATGGTTTAGAAGCAAGTCCAGAGCTAATCAACGATAAGCCGTATGGCGAGGGTTGGATTTTTGAAATCGAGGTTGACGGAGAGTATGCTGATGCTGTAAAAGGTCTGCTTGATGCGGCTGGTTATAGAGCTTTAGTAGGAGAATAA
- the uvrB gene encoding excinuclease ABC subunit UvrB: MSDIVVSTKTFELESEYTPQGDQPHAIEELLQGIRQGKKHQTLLGATGTGKTFTVAQVISKLNRPTLVIAHNKTLAAQLASEFKEFFPHNSVDYFVSYYDYFQPEAYIPSSDTYIEKDSSINEEIDKLRHSATSSLFERRDVIIVASVSCIYGLGSPKEYGSMLLSLRVGMEKPRNEMLSRLVDIQYQRNDINFVRGTFRVRGDVVEIFPASQGEHAIRVELFGDEIERITEIDVLTGELIGERDHIAIFPASHFVTKEETMRVAIVNIEKELEDRLTVLRDAGKLLEAQRLEQRTRYDIEMMKEVGFCSGIENYSGPLTFREPGATPYTLMDYFPDDMLIVIDESHVTLPQIRAMYNGDRARKTVLVEHGFRLPSALDNRPLQFEEFEEKVKQIIYVSATPGPYEMEHCDTMVQQIIRPTGLLDPIIEVRPTEGQIDDLISEIRDRVERDERVLVTTLTKKMSEDLTDYFKEIGIKVRYMHSDIKTLERMAILRDLRLGTFHVLVGINLLREGLDLPEVSLVAILDADKEGFLRSERSLIQTIGRAARNSEGRVIMYGDRITDSMEKAMSETSRRRAIQIAHNEKHGITPTTINKKVRDIIEATKVAESKADYLTGVGGKMNKKEKQSLIQRLEAEMKDAAKNLQFERAAELRDALLELRAE, encoded by the coding sequence ATGAGTGATATTGTCGTCAGTACGAAGACTTTTGAATTGGAGTCCGAGTATACACCCCAGGGCGATCAGCCTCATGCCATAGAGGAATTACTACAAGGCATCCGGCAGGGCAAGAAGCACCAGACGCTGCTGGGCGCAACGGGTACGGGTAAGACGTTTACCGTTGCACAAGTTATTTCCAAATTAAACCGCCCGACGCTAGTTATTGCGCACAACAAGACTTTGGCTGCCCAACTAGCGAGTGAGTTTAAGGAGTTTTTTCCGCATAATTCGGTAGACTATTTCGTCAGCTACTACGACTATTTCCAGCCAGAGGCGTATATTCCCTCTTCCGATACTTATATCGAGAAAGATTCCAGCATTAACGAAGAGATTGATAAACTGCGCCACTCCGCGACGAGCTCCTTGTTCGAACGCCGTGACGTTATTATTGTCGCGAGTGTGTCTTGTATTTACGGCCTCGGTTCACCGAAGGAATATGGAAGTATGTTATTGTCATTGCGGGTAGGCATGGAAAAGCCGCGTAATGAGATGTTGAGCAGGCTTGTGGATATTCAGTACCAGCGCAATGATATCAACTTTGTACGCGGAACGTTTCGTGTACGTGGTGATGTGGTTGAGATCTTCCCAGCTTCCCAGGGAGAACATGCTATTCGGGTAGAACTGTTCGGCGATGAGATTGAACGAATCACTGAGATTGATGTACTGACGGGTGAACTAATCGGGGAACGCGATCATATCGCTATTTTCCCAGCATCTCACTTTGTTACTAAGGAAGAAACGATGCGAGTGGCCATTGTCAACATTGAAAAAGAACTGGAAGATCGCTTAACGGTGCTTCGTGACGCAGGCAAGCTTCTGGAAGCTCAGCGTCTGGAACAGCGGACACGTTATGATATAGAGATGATGAAGGAAGTGGGTTTTTGTTCAGGGATCGAGAACTATTCCGGACCGCTCACCTTCCGTGAGCCAGGGGCAACTCCATATACATTAATGGATTATTTTCCAGATGATATGCTGATTGTTATTGATGAATCCCATGTAACGCTTCCGCAGATTCGAGCGATGTATAACGGTGACCGGGCGCGAAAGACGGTATTGGTTGAACATGGTTTCCGTTTGCCGTCTGCGCTAGATAACCGCCCACTTCAGTTCGAAGAATTCGAAGAAAAAGTGAAGCAGATCATCTATGTTTCCGCGACACCAGGGCCGTATGAAATGGAGCACTGCGACACTATGGTGCAGCAAATTATCCGGCCAACTGGTCTCTTGGATCCGATCATTGAGGTTCGTCCTACAGAGGGACAAATCGATGACTTGATTAGTGAAATTCGTGATCGTGTGGAGCGAGACGAACGTGTTCTCGTTACAACATTAACGAAAAAGATGTCGGAGGATTTAACGGATTACTTTAAGGAAATCGGGATTAAGGTTCGTTATATGCACTCTGATATCAAGACGCTTGAACGGATGGCGATCTTACGGGATCTTCGTCTTGGAACGTTCCATGTTCTGGTGGGAATTAACCTTTTAAGAGAAGGTCTCGACTTACCGGAAGTATCGTTAGTCGCTATTCTCGATGCTGATAAAGAGGGCTTCCTTCGTTCCGAACGTTCACTTATTCAGACGATTGGTCGTGCGGCCCGTAACTCTGAGGGTCGTGTAATCATGTATGGTGATCGGATCACCGATTCGATGGAGAAGGCGATGAGCGAAACATCGCGTCGTCGCGCCATCCAGATCGCCCATAATGAGAAACATGGCATCACCCCAACTACCATTAATAAAAAGGTGCGTGACATCATCGAGGCAACGAAGGTTGCCGAGTCCAAAGCTGATTACCTCACGGGTGTTGGTGGCAAGATGAATAAGAAAGAGAAACAAAGCCTGATTCAGCGTCTGGAAGCCGAGATGAAGGACGCGGCCAAGAATCTGCAATTCGAACGCGCGGCGGAGCTGCGTGACGCATTGCTGGAGCTTCGGGCTGAGTAA